One segment of Planctomycetia bacterium DNA contains the following:
- a CDS encoding prephenate dehydratase encodes MAAVAETVFDPFRTAAILADRKPMAKIPSEKAPDPAAGRPASLTSLRQQIDRIDRELVALANERAEVAREIGHLKKSSGQQTYDPAREEMVLERVVSCNSGPLSNESLKAIWRELISGSRAIEQHLRVAHLGPAWTYSHLAALHRFGSAVDFVPVASISAAFEEVRAGHSHYGVVPLENSTDGRIADTLDNLARLPVKICAEVPLRIHHNLLAACDRSAIEEVYSRPQALSQCRNWLARHLPSARLVEVTSTSVAAETAARTPHAAAIASRQAGVHHGLSLLAENIEDVAGNTTRFAVIGHADTARTGRDKTAIMFEIEHRPGGLADALTIPKKQKLNLTWIESFPLPGEERGYVFFVEFEGHREDLRVRRAIASLEKRCKRVVILGSYAAAAAVG; translated from the coding sequence GTGGCAGCGGTCGCGGAGACCGTTTTCGACCCGTTCAGGACGGCTGCCATTTTGGCCGACCGCAAGCCGATGGCGAAAATCCCCAGTGAAAAAGCCCCCGATCCGGCCGCTGGCCGCCCGGCGAGCCTCACCAGCCTTCGCCAGCAGATCGATCGCATCGATCGGGAACTCGTGGCCCTCGCCAACGAACGGGCCGAGGTGGCCCGCGAGATCGGGCACCTGAAGAAGTCCTCGGGGCAGCAGACCTATGATCCCGCCCGCGAGGAGATGGTGCTGGAACGGGTCGTTTCCTGCAACAGCGGCCCCCTCTCCAACGAAAGCCTGAAGGCGATCTGGCGCGAGCTCATTTCCGGCTCCCGGGCCATCGAGCAGCACCTCCGCGTGGCCCACCTTGGGCCGGCCTGGACCTACAGCCATCTCGCCGCACTCCACCGCTTCGGCAGCGCGGTGGACTTCGTTCCCGTGGCGAGCATCTCGGCCGCCTTCGAGGAGGTCCGTGCCGGCCACTCCCACTACGGCGTGGTGCCGCTGGAGAACTCCACCGATGGCCGCATCGCCGACACGCTCGACAACCTCGCCCGCCTGCCGGTGAAGATCTGCGCCGAGGTGCCGCTGCGGATCCACCACAATCTCCTCGCCGCCTGCGACCGGTCGGCGATCGAAGAGGTCTACAGCCGGCCGCAGGCCCTGTCGCAGTGCCGCAACTGGCTGGCCCGGCACCTCCCCTCCGCCCGCCTCGTCGAGGTCACGAGCACCAGCGTGGCCGCCGAGACCGCAGCCCGCACGCCCCATGCGGCGGCGATCGCCAGCCGGCAGGCGGGCGTGCACCACGGACTTTCGCTGCTCGCGGAGAACATCGAGGACGTGGCGGGCAACACGACACGGTTCGCCGTCATCGGCCATGCCGATACCGCCCGCACGGGCCGCGACAAGACGGCGATCATGTTCGAGATCGAGCACCGTCCGGGCGGCCTCGCCGACGCGCTCACGATCCCCAAGAAGCAGAAGCTGAACCTGACCTGGATCGAGTCCTTTCCCCTGCCCGGCGAGGAACGCGGCTACGTGTTCTTCGTGGAGTTCGAGGGGCACCGCGAAGACCTCCGGGTAAGGCGCGCCATCGCCTCCCTGGAGAAACGCTGCAAGCGCGTGGTGATCCTCGGCTCCTACGCCGCCGCGGCCGCCGTGGGCTGA